A single Acidobacteriota bacterium DNA region contains:
- a CDS encoding VCBS repeat-containing protein, giving the protein MRSASLIVALALALPACQSATEPATSSLVADTPTRAQSADGQWISWREHIIDDVATSGVPIRGGDGLEMADLDGDGHLDIVSVHESDTEYGNVGQGHVRLAFGGPDPDTWNLATLAEGDEAAAAEDVAIADFDGDGDLDVVAACELAHLIYFENPGTASEEATAALRSGDWPRVIPAVTKDRGSYIRVFAGDLDGDGRPEVVAPNKGAQNPDRRTTEKHAISWFDTTADAISGDWVEHEIVRVIWPINSQTVDLDGDGDTDIVGGSTGEGRIFWFENRSAGDGGVDLVEHSINIDGTTTAEDTSRPPNAPSTGALLNGFNMAFVDLSGDGLLDLATVEFGGVLVWLERPADPADSWRLRPIGRLTPDNLVGFAFADIDGDGDLDTMSGAYSRSGRAEDGEVEPDTPLGRLAWFENPGDIDGEWTRHDISRRKRGMFDSFVARDLDGDGDIDFAGTRGNTAEFDGVYWLEQVRSDEPVAAFDQAREVESEQMPLP; this is encoded by the coding sequence ATGAGATCGGCCTCTCTCATCGTTGCCCTTGCCCTGGCGCTGCCGGCCTGCCAGTCCGCCACCGAGCCTGCGACCTCCAGCCTCGTAGCCGACACACCCACTCGCGCCCAGTCCGCCGACGGCCAGTGGATCTCGTGGCGCGAGCACATCATCGACGACGTCGCGACCTCCGGCGTGCCCATCCGCGGCGGCGACGGACTCGAGATGGCGGACCTGGACGGCGACGGCCACCTCGACATCGTCTCGGTCCACGAGTCGGACACCGAGTACGGCAACGTCGGCCAGGGCCACGTCCGCCTGGCCTTCGGCGGCCCCGATCCGGACACCTGGAACCTGGCCACCCTCGCCGAAGGGGACGAAGCCGCGGCCGCCGAGGACGTCGCGATCGCCGACTTCGATGGTGACGGCGATCTCGATGTCGTCGCCGCCTGCGAGCTGGCCCATCTCATCTACTTCGAGAACCCCGGCACGGCCAGCGAGGAGGCGACCGCCGCCCTCCGTAGCGGCGACTGGCCGCGGGTGATTCCGGCAGTCACGAAGGACCGCGGCTCCTACATCCGCGTGTTCGCCGGCGACCTCGACGGCGACGGCCGACCCGAGGTCGTCGCCCCGAACAAGGGCGCGCAGAACCCGGATCGGCGGACCACGGAGAAGCACGCGATCTCCTGGTTCGACACGACCGCCGACGCGATCTCCGGCGACTGGGTCGAGCACGAGATCGTCCGGGTGATCTGGCCGATCAACTCGCAGACGGTCGATCTCGACGGCGACGGCGACACGGACATCGTCGGCGGCTCGACCGGCGAGGGTCGCATCTTCTGGTTCGAGAACCGCAGCGCCGGCGACGGCGGCGTCGACCTCGTCGAGCATTCGATCAACATCGACGGCACGACGACCGCCGAGGACACTTCCCGGCCGCCGAACGCGCCGTCTACCGGTGCCCTGCTCAACGGCTTCAACATGGCCTTCGTCGACCTGTCCGGCGACGGCCTACTGGACCTGGCGACGGTCGAGTTCGGCGGCGTGCTGGTCTGGCTGGAGCGACCCGCGGATCCGGCCGACTCCTGGCGGCTGCGGCCGATCGGCCGCCTCACGCCCGACAACCTCGTCGGCTTCGCCTTCGCCGACATCGACGGCGACGGCGACCTCGACACCATGTCCGGCGCCTACAGCCGCAGCGGCCGGGCGGAGGACGGCGAGGTCGAGCCCGACACGCCGCTCGGGCGGCTCGCCTGGTTCGAGAACCCGGGCGACATCGACGGCGAGTGGACCCGGCACGACATCTCACGCCGCAAGCGCGGCATGTTCGACAGCTTCGTCGCCCGCGACCTGGACGGCGACGGCGACATCGACTTCGCCGGCACCCGGGGCAACACAGCCGAGTTCGACGGCGTCTACTGGCTCGAGCAGGTTCGCAGCGACGAACCGGTCGCCGCTTTCGACCAGGCGCGGGAGGTCGAAAGCGAGCAGATGCCGCTACCGTAA